The following are encoded together in the Proteiniphilum saccharofermentans genome:
- a CDS encoding outer membrane beta-barrel protein — MKQIYFIAFAAAVMCMLAVLPAIAQQETSYEVEYVSPQIYKDFRFSIGGGYAFRLGEVEKTGDPKLDDLNKQLQHGFTVDADAQYFFKEGWGLGLNANYCSSPTSGNNVTIPDVGNVNRYKESQNALFVGPSFAGRIESSKFLLVSSIALGPLFYMDRMNLDGTKINASQTTFGINAGVAGEYKLNAKTGLGLKLSYTLGNISSVNIAGQNVKYDEPVSISNIMITAFLSFRTW, encoded by the coding sequence ATGAAACAAATCTATTTTATTGCATTTGCAGCCGCTGTTATGTGCATGCTGGCTGTATTGCCTGCTATTGCCCAGCAGGAAACTTCGTATGAAGTGGAATATGTATCTCCGCAGATTTACAAGGATTTCCGATTTTCGATTGGAGGTGGTTACGCTTTTCGTCTGGGAGAAGTAGAGAAAACGGGCGACCCTAAGCTTGATGACCTAAACAAGCAGTTGCAACACGGATTTACTGTTGATGCGGATGCGCAATACTTTTTTAAGGAGGGTTGGGGATTGGGACTTAATGCGAATTATTGTTCATCACCCACATCCGGGAACAATGTTACTATTCCCGATGTGGGAAATGTTAACCGTTACAAGGAGTCTCAAAATGCATTATTTGTAGGTCCGTCATTCGCAGGTCGCATTGAGTCTTCAAAGTTCCTGCTGGTATCTTCAATTGCCCTTGGCCCCTTGTTCTATATGGACAGGATGAATCTCGACGGCACAAAGATCAATGCCAGTCAGACCACTTTCGGAATTAATGCCGGGGTTGCCGGGGAGTATAAGTTGAATGCCAAAACCGGGCTTGGGTTGAAACTTTCCTATACTCTTGGAAACATCAGTTCGGTCAATATAGCAGGACAAAACGTAAAATATGATGAGCCGGTAAGTATTTCTAACATAATGATTACTGCTTTCCTGAGTTTCAGGACATGGTAA
- a CDS encoding GLPGLI family protein — MRHKTVVTGCIISFFLLTTGNLNAMQPAKNNHVDPPQQEELDKAFLRIIYVFDQQTTKEKEKISVTDTMALDIAQNWSVYYDWNKERRDSVAKVKDQKLIQTLKSVNVLKDPDNEIFERFEAMNRKPEIMNDRKGEDARIFKNRSDNTTITIDKGPLTGAGKGIYLRLKEPIPPMDWQISEDTISIMGYLCYKATVPFRGRDYTAWFSPEIPVNEGPWKLYGLPGAILDAKTEDGLFRFQAIGIEQIKDVPIRFPSDRDFEEAKTLKQVNDYRRSKLKDISLSYMDNGTMTILRKRNPVEYNDLELSE; from the coding sequence ATGCGACACAAAACAGTAGTTACCGGATGTATAATATCTTTCTTTCTTTTGACAACCGGAAATCTTAACGCTATGCAACCGGCAAAAAATAATCATGTTGATCCTCCGCAGCAGGAAGAATTGGATAAGGCTTTTCTCCGTATTATTTATGTGTTCGATCAGCAGACAACAAAAGAGAAGGAAAAAATTTCAGTAACCGATACGATGGCATTGGATATTGCACAAAACTGGTCGGTGTACTATGATTGGAACAAAGAGCGGAGAGACTCTGTCGCTAAAGTAAAAGATCAGAAATTAATACAAACACTTAAATCGGTAAATGTATTGAAAGATCCCGATAATGAAATTTTTGAACGTTTTGAAGCCATGAACCGAAAACCCGAAATTATGAATGACCGGAAAGGTGAAGATGCACGGATATTTAAGAACCGATCTGACAACACAACTATTACCATAGACAAAGGTCCACTTACCGGAGCGGGTAAAGGTATATATCTCCGATTAAAAGAACCAATACCTCCAATGGATTGGCAAATATCGGAAGATACTATTTCCATAATGGGTTACCTTTGTTACAAAGCCACAGTCCCATTCCGGGGACGTGATTATACGGCATGGTTTTCACCGGAAATACCGGTCAACGAGGGGCCATGGAAGTTATACGGTCTGCCCGGAGCGATCCTGGATGCAAAAACGGAGGATGGATTATTTCGCTTTCAGGCGATTGGAATAGAGCAGATAAAAGACGTTCCTATCCGGTTTCCGTCCGACAGAGACTTTGAAGAAGCCAAAACCCTGAAACAGGTTAACGATTACAGAAGGTCGAAACTGAAAGACATATCGCTCAGTTATATGGATAATGGCACGATGACTATATTGCGGAAAAGAAACCCTGTGGAATATAATGATTTGGAATTGAGTGAATGA